A single genomic interval of uncultured Desulfobacter sp. harbors:
- the cysK gene encoding cysteine synthase A, with amino-acid sequence MKAINDITLACGNTPLVYLETHSRKCGAHLFAKLEYFNPLGSVKDRIGLAMIEAGLKSGQIGPDTLIVEPTSGNTGIALAFVACIKGLKLVLTMPETMSLERQKLLRHLGAQLILTPGHLGMQGAVDKAAEVVATRENTYMPDQFSNPANPTAHRTTTGPEIWEATQGRVDIFVAGVGTGGTISGVTEYIKGKRPDFMSVAVEPAESPVLSGGKAGPHVIQGIGAGFVPANLKRELVDQIFSVKGEDAINAARTLAKSYAILCGISSGANFHAAFQTGLKNTGKTIVFIVCDTGERYISTRLFDL; translated from the coding sequence GTGAAGGCGATTAACGACATTACCCTGGCTTGCGGCAATACTCCCTTGGTCTATCTGGAAACACACTCCCGAAAATGCGGGGCACACCTGTTTGCCAAACTGGAGTATTTCAATCCACTGGGCAGCGTTAAGGACCGGATTGGTCTTGCCATGATTGAGGCGGGCCTGAAAAGTGGACAGATCGGACCGGATACATTGATCGTGGAACCAACTTCAGGGAATACCGGTATTGCTCTCGCGTTTGTGGCCTGCATAAAGGGGCTGAAGCTTGTGTTGACGATGCCGGAAACCATGAGTCTGGAACGCCAAAAATTGTTGCGTCATTTAGGGGCACAATTAATTCTGACGCCGGGACACCTTGGCATGCAGGGTGCCGTGGACAAAGCGGCCGAGGTGGTGGCAACCCGCGAAAATACCTATATGCCCGACCAGTTTTCAAATCCTGCCAACCCGACTGCCCACCGGACCACCACCGGGCCGGAGATCTGGGAGGCAACACAAGGCCGGGTTGATATTTTTGTGGCCGGGGTAGGTACCGGCGGCACCATAAGCGGGGTTACGGAATATATTAAGGGTAAACGCCCGGATTTTATGTCCGTTGCCGTGGAACCGGCTGAATCACCAGTACTTTCGGGGGGGAAAGCCGGGCCTCATGTTATCCAGGGTATTGGCGCAGGATTTGTCCCGGCTAACTTGAAGCGGGAGCTGGTCGACCAAATTTTTTCGGTCAAAGGAGAAGATGCCATAAATGCCGCCAGAACCCTTGCCAAGTCATATGCAATCCTTTGCGGTATATCCTCTGGCGCCAACTTTCATGCGGCTTTTCAGACAGGCCTGAAGAACACGGGGAAAACCATTGTTTTTATAGTATGTGACACTGGGGAACGTTATATCAGCACTCGCCTGTTCGACCTGTAA
- the aspA gene encoding aspartate ammonia-lyase gives MLIKQNIIKQAAKATGITEKDLATFFTEGQDQVYRPNEWIFHESTPRRWAGIILEGGVELVRGLHGSSRKVGSMLAGSMISESAFLGDDTHVNGAFTRNGVTIWQISREKIDVFRETEPDFFYRIVSRIAVSINRRMRILNDKIFQNKKTDDMVTSGFRLEHDSLGTRDISNDVYYGVQTQRAMENFAISGIHINNFEHMVEALAMVKKAAAMANHELGTIDQTKMEAIAQACDEILYGKLHDQFTVDMFQGGAGTSTNMNANEVIANRGLEILGYNKGEYQYLHPNDHVNCSQSTNDIYPTAIKLAVLLAKKNLVHAMEKLRNSLERKAEEFKDVLKMGRTENQDAVPMTLGQEFSAYAVMIDSAINSINQAAEAFRDVNMGATAIGTGINSPPGYATLVVKKLTQVSGFQLRRAKNLVEATQNAGIFVHMSANLKLAAVQISKICNDLRWLSSGPRCGLNEINLPPMQPGSSIMPGKVNPVIPELMNQICYQVMGYDTVVSMAAEASELELCMGEPIIAFDLLHGMMILKNGCITLVARCINGIEANRDICQRYVQTSIGLVTALVPVIGYEQSAAIAKEALKTGMNVYDLVLDKKVLTRAQLDDMLRPENMTDPREI, from the coding sequence ATGTTGATAAAACAAAATATTATCAAGCAGGCCGCAAAAGCCACCGGTATCACGGAAAAGGATCTTGCAACTTTTTTCACCGAAGGCCAGGACCAGGTGTACCGGCCCAATGAATGGATATTCCACGAATCAACGCCCCGAAGATGGGCCGGTATTATTCTTGAGGGAGGCGTTGAACTGGTGCGTGGACTGCATGGATCTTCACGCAAAGTTGGGTCGATGCTTGCAGGGTCCATGATCAGCGAAAGTGCTTTTCTGGGGGATGACACACACGTCAATGGTGCGTTTACACGAAACGGTGTGACAATCTGGCAGATATCACGGGAAAAAATTGATGTGTTTAGAGAAACCGAGCCTGATTTTTTTTATAGGATCGTTTCCCGGATTGCAGTCAGCATTAATCGACGGATGCGCATACTTAACGATAAAATTTTTCAAAACAAGAAAACTGATGACATGGTCACAAGCGGGTTTCGCCTGGAACATGACTCCCTGGGAACACGTGACATTTCCAATGATGTATATTATGGCGTGCAAACCCAACGCGCCATGGAAAATTTTGCCATCTCCGGCATACATATAAATAATTTTGAACACATGGTCGAAGCGCTGGCCATGGTCAAAAAGGCTGCGGCCATGGCTAATCATGAATTGGGCACGATTGATCAGACCAAAATGGAAGCCATAGCCCAGGCCTGTGATGAAATTCTGTACGGCAAACTGCACGACCAGTTCACTGTTGATATGTTTCAGGGCGGTGCCGGCACCTCCACAAATATGAACGCCAACGAGGTGATTGCCAATCGCGGTCTGGAAATCTTGGGTTACAATAAAGGCGAATATCAATATCTGCATCCCAATGATCATGTTAACTGCTCCCAATCCACCAATGACATCTACCCCACGGCAATAAAGCTGGCGGTACTGCTCGCCAAAAAAAATCTGGTACACGCAATGGAAAAACTGCGCAATTCGCTGGAAAGAAAGGCTGAAGAGTTTAAAGACGTATTGAAGATGGGACGCACCGAAAATCAGGATGCCGTTCCCATGACCCTGGGTCAGGAATTCAGCGCCTATGCGGTTATGATTGACAGTGCCATCAATTCCATCAACCAGGCAGCCGAGGCATTTCGGGATGTGAACATGGGGGCAACAGCCATTGGTACAGGCATAAACAGTCCGCCAGGTTATGCCACTCTGGTAGTTAAAAAGCTTACCCAAGTCAGCGGGTTTCAGTTGCGAAGGGCCAAGAATCTGGTGGAGGCCACCCAGAATGCCGGCATTTTTGTCCACATGTCTGCCAATCTCAAACTTGCGGCCGTACAGATTTCTAAGATCTGTAATGATCTGCGCTGGCTCTCTTCCGGTCCCCGCTGTGGCCTGAATGAAATTAATCTGCCTCCCATGCAGCCAGGATCTTCAATTATGCCGGGCAAGGTAAATCCGGTTATCCCGGAATTGATGAACCAGATTTGTTATCAGGTTATGGGGTACGATACGGTTGTATCCATGGCAGCCGAAGCCAGTGAATTGGAACTGTGTATGGGCGAGCCTATCATTGCCTTTGATCTGCTGCACGGCATGATGATTCTTAAAAACGGCTGTATCACACTGGTTGCACGTTGCATTAACGGCATTGAAGCGAACCGTGATATATGCCAACGTTATGTTCAGACCAGCATTGGATTGGTCACCGCGTTGGTTCCGGTAATCGGTTATGAACAGTCAGCGGCCATTGCAAAGGAAGCGCTCAAAACAGGCATGAATGTATATGATCTGGTTCTGGACAAAAAGGTGCTTACCAGAGCACAACTGGATGACATGCTACGCCCGGAAAATATGACCGACCCCAGGGAAATTTAA
- a CDS encoding response regulator transcription factor → MRLLLVEDDEKIAKFVEKGLKSSGFAVDIAGTGPDGLDMALGADFDTLIIDIMLPGMDGFALIEKLRASGKNTPIIVLSARGRVGDRVKGLEAGADDYLTKPFSFSELLARVQALIRRAGNSTEPVSLSYADLSVDIVKRRVQRGDDFIELQPLEFSLLEYLVRNRERVVSKTMIMEHVWNYNFDPMTNVVEARICRLRDKIDKGYSSKLIHTVRGAGYVLKAEDA, encoded by the coding sequence ATGAGACTTCTTTTGGTTGAGGATGATGAAAAGATTGCCAAGTTCGTTGAAAAGGGGCTAAAGTCATCCGGGTTTGCCGTGGATATCGCCGGTACAGGCCCGGACGGTCTTGATATGGCGTTAGGTGCGGATTTTGATACCCTGATCATCGACATCATGCTGCCGGGCATGGATGGATTTGCCTTGATAGAAAAATTGCGGGCCAGTGGTAAAAATACCCCAATTATTGTACTTAGCGCCCGGGGCAGGGTGGGGGACCGGGTTAAGGGTCTTGAGGCCGGGGCGGATGACTACCTGACCAAACCCTTTTCTTTCTCAGAATTGCTGGCCCGGGTTCAGGCACTCATCCGGCGTGCCGGGAACAGCACCGAACCGGTGTCCCTGTCCTATGCGGATTTAAGTGTGGATATTGTCAAACGTCGAGTCCAAAGAGGGGATGATTTTATTGAGCTGCAGCCCCTGGAATTTTCCCTGCTGGAATATCTGGTACGCAACCGGGAGCGTGTGGTTTCGAAAACCATGATTATGGAACATGTCTGGAATTATAATTTCGATCCCATGACCAATGTGGTGGAAGCCCGAATTTGCCGGTTGCGCGATAAGATTGACAAGGGCTATTCAAGCAAACTTATCCACACGGTCCGGGGGGCTGGGTATGTATTAAAGGCAGAAGATGCCTGA
- a CDS encoding HAMP domain-containing sensor histidine kinase produces MPEFFRIGFFRSIAFRLTVWYAGIFSISSCVAFGLFYFLATQTIMNQVDQELIDKAGYFRTVISRGGIVGAQNLAVIEAQAAGEKQIFFRLLYPTGEVFASSSMSYWKDVRINKEMIDRLMTSRNTVFNTVHIAGQKQNARMMYTFVGSNVILHTGLAMNAYSRFLSGFKKIFSISMGFVILFSAVSGMFLSREALYGVAAIRATASTITGSNLNERVPESGSRDELDLLAVTFNRMLDRISALVKSMREMSDNIAHDLKSPLTRIRGFAELALIQETDGDIESYRTMAANTIEETDHLLDMINTMLVISRAEAGEADFECAPVDLSAMIIDAWDLFLPLAEDKQITFTQKVDKTLWIQGDAGMLQRAFANLIDNAIKYTPEKGHVHLTLQACGKELVEIQVQDSGPGIDPQNRQNIFERFFREESSRTTPGTGLGLSLAKTIIEQHAGSISVQPCENGGSVFIVTLPHRNFKII; encoded by the coding sequence ATGCCTGAATTTTTCCGCATTGGCTTTTTCAGGAGTATCGCCTTTCGTCTGACCGTATGGTATGCAGGTATTTTTTCCATTTCATCCTGTGTGGCGTTTGGCCTGTTTTATTTTCTTGCCACCCAGACCATTATGAATCAGGTGGACCAGGAACTGATAGACAAAGCCGGTTATTTTCGTACGGTCATCAGCCGGGGGGGGATTGTCGGTGCCCAGAATCTGGCAGTCATTGAGGCCCAGGCTGCCGGGGAAAAGCAGATTTTTTTCAGGTTGCTCTATCCCACAGGCGAAGTTTTTGCCTCCTCATCCATGTCCTATTGGAAAGATGTCCGCATAAACAAGGAAATGATAGACCGGTTGATGACGTCCCGGAATACCGTGTTTAATACGGTTCATATTGCAGGCCAGAAACAGAACGCCAGAATGATGTATACCTTTGTGGGCTCCAATGTTATTTTGCATACCGGCCTTGCCATGAATGCATATTCCCGGTTTTTATCCGGTTTTAAAAAAATATTTTCCATCTCCATGGGGTTTGTTATTTTATTTTCAGCTGTTTCAGGCATGTTTTTATCCCGGGAGGCACTATACGGGGTTGCGGCCATCAGGGCGACAGCGAGCACCATAACCGGATCCAATCTGAACGAACGCGTTCCGGAATCCGGCAGCCGGGACGAGCTTGATCTTCTGGCTGTGACATTCAACCGGATGCTGGATCGAATTTCTGCTCTGGTAAAAAGTATGCGGGAGATGTCTGATAATATTGCCCATGATCTTAAAAGTCCGCTGACCCGGATCCGGGGATTTGCGGAACTGGCCTTGATTCAGGAGACTGATGGGGATATCGAGTCCTACCGGACCATGGCGGCGAACACCATTGAAGAAACCGATCATCTGCTGGATATGATCAATACTATGCTGGTCATCTCCCGGGCCGAGGCCGGGGAGGCTGACTTTGAGTGCGCACCCGTGGATTTAAGTGCCATGATCATTGACGCCTGGGATTTGTTTTTGCCCTTGGCCGAAGATAAGCAGATTACCTTTACCCAGAAGGTGGATAAGACGTTGTGGATACAGGGGGATGCCGGCATGCTCCAGCGTGCCTTTGCCAATTTGATTGACAATGCCATTAAATACACCCCTGAAAAAGGCCATGTCCATTTGACGCTGCAGGCTTGCGGCAAAGAACTGGTGGAAATTCAGGTCCAAGATTCCGGGCCCGGTATTGATCCACAAAACCGTCAAAATATTTTTGAGCGGTTTTTCCGGGAAGAATCTTCCCGGACAACACCGGGTACAGGGCTTGGTTTAAGCCTTGCCAAAACCATTATAGAACAGCACGCGGGCTCAATTTCAGTGCAACCCTGTGAAAATGGGGGAAGTGTTTTTATCGTAACATTACCGCATCGTAATTTTAAGATCATTTAA
- a CDS encoding Do family serine endopeptidase: MRPVDRQIRIITACLMLFGLLAFPALSGAQPRMIPANFSQLAQHAKPGVVNIQTVKTIKGGGRVFRHFFGSPFGNQPGIEEFFSPFRSMPRNRRESSLGSGFIIDKAGYIVTNNHVIKDADQVKVILHDDQEYDARIIGVDPVTDLALIKIDAKGLKPLKFGSSKDAPVGSWVVAIGSPFGLEQTVTAGIISAKGRIIGSGPYDDFIQTDASINPGNSGGPLLNMDGEVVGINTAIIKSGQGIGFAIPSDLATSVIDQLKDSKRVSRGWLGVSIQDVSQEMSEYYKLDPDQGVYVAKAYEDNPAYEAGIRQGDIIISVEDEKISSSRDLTMTIANLKVGSKVDIGVVRQGKTKTFTVKLGERPDSSEDFQSGEELNNFDELGFMFRTLDKDLADQLGYPLSIKGLVVIRIDPGSQAAMSGVRVGDLLVEINHKKITGTRDYTQAMRKIEKGQTAHMLFRRGNSQIFVVRFEK; encoded by the coding sequence ATGAGACCTGTGGATCGACAAATCAGAATTATTACTGCATGTCTGATGCTTTTTGGCCTTTTGGCTTTTCCCGCACTGTCAGGTGCACAGCCCCGGATGATTCCGGCAAATTTTTCACAACTGGCGCAACACGCCAAGCCTGGTGTGGTTAATATCCAGACCGTAAAGACAATTAAAGGCGGCGGCCGGGTTTTTCGGCATTTTTTCGGGTCCCCTTTCGGCAACCAGCCGGGGATAGAGGAATTTTTCAGTCCCTTTAGGAGTATGCCGAGAAATCGTAGGGAAAGCAGCCTTGGATCAGGTTTTATCATTGATAAGGCAGGATACATTGTAACGAATAACCATGTGATTAAAGATGCGGACCAGGTCAAGGTGATCCTTCATGATGACCAGGAATATGATGCCCGGATTATCGGCGTAGATCCTGTAACAGACCTTGCATTGATAAAGATTGATGCCAAGGGGCTTAAACCCTTGAAATTCGGCTCCTCCAAGGATGCTCCGGTCGGTTCCTGGGTTGTGGCCATTGGTTCTCCCTTTGGTCTTGAGCAGACTGTGACCGCGGGCATCATTTCAGCCAAAGGCAGGATCATCGGCTCCGGTCCCTATGATGATTTTATCCAGACCGATGCATCCATTAATCCGGGTAACTCCGGCGGACCGTTGCTGAATATGGACGGTGAAGTGGTCGGTATCAACACCGCGATTATTAAATCCGGCCAGGGCATTGGTTTTGCCATTCCTTCGGATCTTGCGACCAGTGTCATCGATCAGCTTAAGGATTCCAAGCGCGTATCCAGAGGATGGTTGGGCGTCTCCATTCAGGATGTAAGCCAGGAGATGAGTGAATACTATAAGTTGGATCCGGATCAAGGTGTTTACGTGGCAAAAGCCTATGAGGATAATCCTGCCTATGAGGCCGGCATCCGCCAGGGGGACATCATCATCAGTGTTGAGGATGAAAAAATCAGCTCATCCAGGGATTTGACTATGACCATTGCCAATTTAAAGGTGGGCTCCAAGGTCGATATTGGGGTGGTTCGCCAGGGAAAAACTAAAACGTTTACGGTTAAACTTGGTGAACGTCCGGATAGCTCAGAAGATTTCCAGTCTGGAGAAGAACTCAATAACTTTGATGAGTTAGGTTTTATGTTTAGAACATTGGATAAGGATTTAGCCGATCAGCTTGGCTATCCTTTATCCATTAAAGGGCTTGTGGTGATCCGGATTGATCCGGGTTCCCAGGCAGCAATGTCCGGCGTGAGAGTCGGAGATCTGCTGGTGGAAATAAACCATAAAAAAATTACCGGCACACGTGACTATACCCAGGCGATGCGTAAGATAGAGAAAGGACAGACCGCCCATATGCTATTTAGACGGGGTAATTCTCAGATATTTGTGGTTCGGTTTGAAAAATAG
- a CDS encoding glutaredoxin domain-containing protein, with amino-acid sequence MLTVYGAEWCTHCTQTVSYLEQKNIDFKYVDIESAPDDVVQQVIEVNGGDDWVIPTLENGGKWRPGKEFNRVEIDSDLRALGVKLD; translated from the coding sequence ATGTTAACCGTTTATGGGGCTGAATGGTGTACCCATTGCACACAGACCGTTTCTTATTTGGAGCAGAAAAATATTGATTTCAAGTATGTTGATATTGAATCAGCACCCGATGACGTGGTGCAGCAGGTCATTGAGGTTAACGGCGGTGATGACTGGGTGATTCCCACGCTTGAAAACGGCGGCAAATGGCGGCCGGGAAAGGAGTTCAACCGTGTTGAAATCGACAGCGACCTGAGGGCTCTTGGTGTCAAACTGGACTGA